The Mercurialis annua linkage group LG2, ddMerAnnu1.2, whole genome shotgun sequence genome contains a region encoding:
- the LOC126668418 gene encoding DNA polymerase-like, with product MLKAQEINWSKYCIDIEDVMTLSSLSLEIIRNNFFDDNTFHINIPNRNQDIFIRRSYYGGHVDVYKPYGENLYYYDVNSLYPFIMKSYPIPCAIPVWKKNLKSVGLDSLFGFIDACVVCPTNISCPFLPYKDQSELKFARDLCYRVIPLRGYLFEKKSSPFEGCISNLYKSRLEAKKASDEAMTFIYKILMNSLYGRLGMNPEITYISNNSLAEDDDWKPPKMSVVQLSAAITACARIHMYPYISRQDSYYTDTDSIVLGSSLPENNISSIELAPKSYMLDIEDDRHIIKHKGPAKELLTSKWFKDILADQSLRDQIPTIANFRIDWKKLQIGRKVILIKLGLPQSTKRDMFYDSNNIWIDTRPIDVIDLGNQDANTILKYELFNKNKESVRDASRHFKNP from the exons ATGTTGAAGGCTCAAGAAATTAATTGGTCTAAATACTGTATTGATATCGAGGATGTGATGACATTATCATCGCTTTCACTTGAAATCATTCGTAATAATTTCTTTGATGATAATACCTTTCATATCAATATACCTAATAGAAACCAAGATATTTTTATTAGGCGTAGCTATTATGGTGGTCATGTTGATGTCTATAAGCCCTATGGTGAGAATCTTTACTATTATGATGTGAACTCTTTATATCCATTTATTATGAAATCCTATCCTATTCCTTGTGCTATACCAGTTTGGAAGAAGAATTTGAAGAGCGTTGGATTGGATAGCTTGTTTGGCTTTATTGACGCCTGTGTTGTATGTCCTACTAATATATCGTGTCCATTCTTGCCCTATAAAGATCAATCTG AGTTGAAGTTTGCGCGTGATTTATGTTATCGTGTAATCCCTCTTAGGGGTTATTTGTTTGAGAAGAAGTCAAGTCCTTTCGAAGGTTGCATCTCAAACCTCTATAAAAGCAGACTCGAAGCCAAGAAAGCTAGTGATGAAGCTATGACATTTATTTATAAGATTCTAATGAACTCCCTCTATGGTAGATTGGGTATGAATCCTGAAA TCACTTACATTAGCAATAATAGCCTTGCTGAGGACGATGACTGGAAACCTCCTAAGATGTCTGTTGTTCAATTATCTGCAGCTATAACGGCATGTGCTCGTATTCATATGTATCCATACATTTCCAGACAAGATTCTTACTATACTGATACTGACTCCATAGTTCTAGGAAGTTCTCTTCCTGAGAACAATATCTCTTCCATTGAATTGG CACCTAAAAGTTATATGTTAGACATAGAAGATGATAGGCATATAATAAAACACAAAGGTCCTGCTAAAGAGTTATTGACATCTAAATGGTTTAAAGACATATTAGCAGATCAATCTCTAAGAGATCAGATCCCAACTATAGCGAATTTTCGAATAGATTGGAAAAAACTCCAGATTGGACGAAAAGTTATACTAATCAAGCTAGGACTACCACAGAGTACGAAAAGAGATATGTTTTATGATTCAAATAATATATGGATAGACACACGACCTATAGATGTTATAGATTTAGGAAATCAAGATGCtaatactattttaaaatacgaattattcaataaaaataaagaatcagtAAGGGATGCGAGCAGGCATTTTAAGAATCCGTAA